DNA from Spirochaetales bacterium:
ATCATTCATTTTCCGTCACCTTCAACCCGTCATAATTGAACCGGGACGATAAAACACAATGCGGTCGTATTTTGAGTGCTGTATTTTGTATTTTTTCAATCTTTTAATCAATTACCCTTTACTTTTCTGGATATGATTAGTATATTGACTTATTATGAAAAGTGCAAAATTACTGAAAAAAGAATCACTTGCTGTCAAAGATCCAAGTCTTGCAAAGCAGTGGCATCCGTCGAAAAACGGAAAACTCACACCAAAGGACGTCTTCCATCACTCCGGCAAGAAGGTGTGGTGGGTGTGCGACAAAGGTCACGAATGGGAGGCGATCGTCAACAACAGGGCAACCGGGACCGGATGTCCCTATTGTACGGGTATCTATGTCTGTAACGACACCTCATTCAAAACCAGAAAACCCGAACTGGCGAAAGAGTGGCACCCGACAAAAAACGGGAAACTCACACCGGACAAAGTGACCATCTATTCGGCGCGAAGAGTATGGTGGAAGTGCAAGAAAGGTCATGAATGGCAGGCCATTATTGCCGCAAGGACAAATGGTAACGTATGTCCTTACTGTAACGGAAGAAAGCTTTGTAAGGAAAGTTCTCTTCAGGTGACGGAACCGAAGCTTGCGGCGGAATGGCACCCGACAAAAAACAAAAAGCTTACACCGGCAGATGTCCTTCCAAGCAGCGCCAGAAAGGTCTTTTGGCAATGCAAAAAAGGTCATGAATGGAAAGCGGGTATCGCCTACAGAAGGAGGGGGAGGGGCTGTCCCTATTGCGACGGGAAAAAGGTCGCAAAAGACAATTGTCTTCAGACTGTCAACCCCGAAGCCGCGAAAGACTGGCATCCGACAAAAAACGGATCGCTGACACCGCGAAACGTGACGGCCAACTCACAGAAGAAGGTATGGTGGAAATGCAGCAAAGGACACGAGTGGCAGTCATTCGTCGGTTACAGAACGAAGGGGTATGGATGTCCGTATTGCGACGGCCGTAAGGTAAACAAGGAAAACTGCCTTGCGACACTCAGCCCTGAACTGGCAAAAGAGTGGCATCCGACAAAAAACAGGGTGTTGACCCCCCAAACCGTCAGTCCGTTTTCCAAAAAACGGGTCTGGTGGAAATGTCCGAACGGCCATGACTGGAAGGCGAAAATTTTCGACCGATACAACGGCGAAACATGCAGGAAGTGCACACGCAAAAAAAAATAGGCCGGGTGTCCGGATCCGGGTGTACTTCAAAACGCTCATGCGACATTCTCATTAATTGAAAATCACTTCCCGGGGGAAAAATCCAACGCGTATGCAACCGGGTTAACCAGGCCTGGAATGTATAAAAACAGCCACGAACGGGCCGCGATGATAAATATTATAACGGCGGAAATTGAAAAATTCCCGTTTTCGTTTTAGAATGTATGTGTTTGTGCATTAATATATTCAACCGACGGGGAGTGGCAATGGCTGACGATATAAAGAAACTGCTGGATCAGGCAAATAATCTTTTTTACATGAATGACTATGTGAAGGCCATGGAATTATATGAAAAGATCATCAAACAGGACAACAGGAATAACGAATGCTACGAAAAAATGGCCAAAATCGAAACGTCCAGACATAATCTTGAAAACGCGGTCCTCTATTATAAAAAAAGTCTGGAAATTGTACAGGATGATGCCAATACCTGGAATGAACTGGGAAATGTGTATTTTGATATGAATGACTTCTCGAACGCGATAGAAGTCTATAAAAAGGCATTATCGATCGATCCCAAATTTTACTGGGCGTACTACAATATAGGACTCGCGACAAACAGGGCGTTTCCCGATGATGAAAAAAAGCGTGAGGAGTCGCGAGGATGGTTTGAAAAAGCCATCGATGTGAAAAAGGATTACCACCCTGCCCTGAATGAACTCGGTCTCTACTACCTCGACAGAGAAAACTATGAGACCGCAGAAAAATATTTTTTTCTCGCAATCCAGGCATACAGAAGCTATAAATATCCATATTACAATCTCGCAACAATCTATAAAGAACGCGAACAATATGAAAAAGCAAAGGAATATCTCTATAAAGCCCTCCAGTACAGCCCCGATTATGTTGCGGCGCTGAATAATATGGGCATTCTTTATTACCGTGATGAGGACTACGTCACTTCCCTCTACTATTATACGCGGGCTATTGAACATGATCCCTTATATAAATTCTCCCTTCATAATATCGGGCTAATCTTCGACAGGATGGGAAAATACTGCAAGGCATACGAAATGTACGAGAAGGTATTGCAGGCATATCCGGATTACACCCCCTCCATTGAAGAAAAAGAACGTCTGCTTAAGGAATTTCCCGAAGAAGTCAATACGGGAGAGGCGCTGAAACCCGGGGACCTCGCTTC
Protein-coding regions in this window:
- a CDS encoding zinc-ribbon domain-containing protein, giving the protein MKSAKLLKKESLAVKDPSLAKQWHPSKNGKLTPKDVFHHSGKKVWWVCDKGHEWEAIVNNRATGTGCPYCTGIYVCNDTSFKTRKPELAKEWHPTKNGKLTPDKVTIYSARRVWWKCKKGHEWQAIIAARTNGNVCPYCNGRKLCKESSLQVTEPKLAAEWHPTKNKKLTPADVLPSSARKVFWQCKKGHEWKAGIAYRRRGRGCPYCDGKKVAKDNCLQTVNPEAAKDWHPTKNGSLTPRNVTANSQKKVWWKCSKGHEWQSFVGYRTKGYGCPYCDGRKVNKENCLATLSPELAKEWHPTKNRVLTPQTVSPFSKKRVWWKCPNGHDWKAKIFDRYNGETCRKCTRKKK